A single genomic interval of Alistipes provencensis harbors:
- a CDS encoding ComF family protein, translated as MSILSDLAHDVASLLFPARCAVCGEPLARGERTVCTFCRATAPLTGYWNEADNPVARKCWGLVPVERASGFLFFVHASGWRRLIHGFKYHGAWRTAREMGAWYGRHLRESGLYDDVDVVVPMPLHPFRRCRRGYNQSEYLAEGIASQLGVGVDRRSVRRRRNTPSQALQSHRDRARNVEGAFAVRHPERLAGRHVLLVDDVMTTGNTLLACAAEILRAAPGCRVSIAVFAVSRREMGVKE; from the coding sequence ATGTCGATCCTCAGTGATCTCGCGCACGATGTCGCGTCGCTGCTGTTTCCGGCCCGCTGTGCGGTCTGCGGGGAGCCGCTTGCGCGCGGTGAACGGACGGTCTGCACCTTCTGCCGCGCCACGGCGCCCCTGACCGGATATTGGAACGAGGCCGACAACCCCGTCGCCCGCAAATGCTGGGGGCTGGTGCCCGTCGAGCGGGCCTCGGGGTTCCTCTTCTTCGTCCATGCAAGCGGCTGGCGGAGGTTGATTCACGGCTTCAAATACCACGGTGCGTGGCGCACGGCCCGGGAGATGGGCGCGTGGTACGGGCGGCACCTCCGGGAGAGCGGGCTTTACGACGATGTGGATGTCGTTGTCCCGATGCCCCTGCATCCTTTCCGGCGGTGCCGGAGGGGTTACAACCAGTCGGAATATCTCGCCGAAGGGATCGCCTCGCAACTGGGCGTCGGGGTCGACCGCCGCAGTGTCCGCCGCAGGCGCAATACGCCCAGTCAGGCTCTCCAGTCCCACCGCGACCGGGCCCGCAATGTCGAGGGAGCCTTTGCGGTCCGCCACCCCGAGCGGCTCGCCGGGCGGCATGTGCTGCTGGTCGACGACGTGATGACCACGGGCAACACGCTCCTCGCGTGCGCCGCCGAAATCCTCCGCGCCGCACCCGGCTGCCGCGTCAGCATCGCCGTCTTCGCCGTCTCGCGCCGTGAAATGGGCGTGAAGGAGTAA
- a CDS encoding cell division protein FtsQ/DivIB has product MNRYLRYTLLGLMWAAVAVYIIWAGASARRARVGKKVASVEIEVVDSTSQGHLVSAAMVRGWISRSGIKTLGAAVDAVDLAGIEHLIARNGFVDEVVAYVSYDGVMHVAISQRKPLLRLLTDGMNAYVTPEGYVFAAPRASSLYVPVVTGSYRPPFPASYVGSVREHIDQRLQEIENRIAELEREKYPLYRRELENDRNISALRRMRIKRQWWRLEGAKEFDARVDALREKKAKLRRSYRYRARVIREEIERIAGRQEAERAKQKKLEKSYEDFMKLLTFVESVENDDFWRSEVVQIAARTTPSGALEVELTPRSGRFTILFGRLEEVERKFGKLQRFYRRGLPSIGWNEYRTIDIRYNDQVVCKK; this is encoded by the coding sequence ATGAACCGCTACCTCCGATACACGCTTCTGGGTCTCATGTGGGCCGCCGTCGCCGTCTATATCATCTGGGCGGGGGCATCGGCCCGGCGTGCGCGTGTGGGGAAAAAGGTAGCAAGCGTGGAGATCGAGGTCGTGGACAGCACCTCGCAGGGGCATCTGGTCTCGGCGGCGATGGTCCGCGGATGGATCTCCCGCAGCGGGATCAAGACGCTCGGCGCGGCCGTCGATGCGGTGGACCTCGCGGGCATCGAACACTTGATCGCCCGCAACGGCTTTGTGGACGAGGTGGTCGCCTACGTCTCCTACGACGGGGTGATGCACGTCGCCATCAGCCAGCGCAAGCCCCTCCTGCGGCTGCTAACCGACGGCATGAACGCCTATGTGACGCCCGAAGGGTATGTTTTCGCCGCCCCGCGCGCCTCGTCGCTCTACGTCCCGGTCGTTACCGGTTCGTACCGCCCGCCTTTTCCGGCATCGTATGTGGGGAGTGTCCGGGAGCATATCGACCAGCGGTTGCAGGAGATCGAAAACCGGATCGCTGAACTCGAACGGGAGAAGTATCCCCTCTACCGCCGCGAGCTGGAGAACGACCGCAACATCTCGGCCCTGCGCCGCATGCGCATCAAGCGGCAGTGGTGGCGGCTGGAGGGGGCGAAGGAGTTCGATGCGCGGGTCGATGCGCTGCGCGAAAAGAAGGCCAAACTGCGCCGCAGCTACCGCTATCGGGCGCGTGTGATCCGCGAGGAGATCGAGCGGATCGCCGGACGGCAGGAGGCCGAGCGGGCGAAGCAAAAAAAGTTGGAGAAAAGCTACGAAGATTTCATGAAACTCCTTACCTTTGTGGAAAGTGTCGAGAACGACGATTTCTGGAGGTCGGAAGTGGTGCAGATCGCAGCGCGCACGACCCCCAGCGGAGCATTGGAGGTGGAACTGACGCCCCGCAGCGGTCGTTTTACGATTCTCTTCGGCCGGTTGGAGGAGGTCGAACGCAAGTTCGGGAAGTTGCAGCGGTTCTACCGCCGCGGACTTCCGTCGATCGGCTGGAACGAATACCGCACTATAGACATCAGATATAACGACCAGGTGGTCTGCAAGAAGTAA
- a CDS encoding YifB family Mg chelatase-like AAA ATPase — MFVRTYAGAIVGIDAVAVTVEVNITGGGLGLYLVGLPDNAVKESEQRIRAAFENSGERMSGRKIVVNLAPADLRKEGSGFDLPIAVGILAAMGRIDAEAVAGTMFVGELSLDGSVKPVRGVLPLAVRARSEGLRRLVLAAGNAAEAAVVEGIETIGVTTLREVVAYLNGEAEIAPAMPADDEPFEIAASRYAEDFADVKGQTHVKRALEIAAAGGHNVIMIGAPGSGKTMLARRLPTILPPLTREEALETTKIHSVAGGMTGGLMTRRPFRAPHHLTSQVAVIGGGQSPRPGEVSLAHNGVLFLDELPEFGRSVLEVLRQPLEEKRVVVSRARYSVEYPANFTLVAAMNPCPCGYYNHPTKECTCSPGSVHRYMSRISGPLMDRIDLHVEVTPVAPQELSATAPGEPSAAIRERVIRAREVQAARFRNAEGVHANSMMNSAMLREYCRLDAASAALLERAMERLSLSARAYDRILKVARTIADLAGRDAIVQADIAEAINYRSLDRGNWGR, encoded by the coding sequence ATGTTTGTCCGTACTTATGCCGGGGCTATTGTCGGGATCGATGCCGTGGCGGTGACCGTCGAGGTCAACATCACGGGCGGCGGTCTGGGGCTCTACCTCGTGGGACTGCCGGACAATGCCGTGAAGGAGAGCGAACAGCGCATCCGTGCGGCGTTCGAGAACTCCGGCGAACGGATGTCGGGCAGGAAGATCGTCGTCAATCTGGCGCCCGCCGATCTCCGCAAGGAGGGTTCGGGCTTCGATTTGCCGATCGCCGTGGGGATTCTCGCGGCGATGGGCCGCATCGACGCCGAAGCGGTCGCCGGCACGATGTTCGTCGGCGAATTGTCGCTCGACGGCTCGGTCAAACCCGTGCGGGGCGTGCTGCCTCTGGCGGTCCGGGCACGTTCGGAAGGGCTGCGGCGGCTGGTGCTGGCGGCCGGGAACGCTGCCGAGGCAGCCGTCGTGGAGGGTATCGAAACGATCGGCGTCACCACGCTCCGGGAGGTCGTCGCCTACCTGAACGGCGAGGCGGAGATCGCTCCTGCGATGCCTGCCGACGATGAACCGTTCGAAATAGCGGCATCGCGTTATGCCGAAGATTTCGCCGACGTGAAGGGCCAGACGCACGTCAAGCGGGCGCTGGAGATAGCTGCTGCGGGCGGCCACAATGTGATTATGATCGGGGCCCCGGGTTCGGGCAAGACGATGCTTGCACGACGCCTGCCGACCATCCTCCCGCCGCTGACGCGCGAGGAGGCGCTGGAGACGACCAAGATACACTCCGTGGCGGGCGGCATGACGGGCGGACTGATGACCCGGCGGCCGTTCCGGGCCCCGCACCACCTCACTTCGCAGGTCGCCGTGATCGGCGGCGGGCAGTCGCCCCGTCCGGGTGAGGTGTCGCTGGCCCACAACGGGGTGCTGTTTCTCGACGAACTGCCCGAATTCGGCCGCAGCGTGCTCGAGGTCCTGCGGCAGCCGCTGGAGGAGAAGCGCGTGGTGGTCTCGCGGGCCAGATACAGCGTCGAATACCCGGCCAATTTTACGCTCGTCGCGGCGATGAACCCGTGTCCGTGCGGCTATTACAACCATCCGACGAAGGAGTGCACCTGCTCGCCGGGGTCGGTACACCGTTATATGAGCCGCATTTCGGGGCCGCTGATGGACCGCATCGACCTGCATGTCGAGGTGACGCCCGTGGCTCCGCAGGAGTTGTCGGCGACGGCTCCGGGCGAGCCGAGCGCGGCGATCCGCGAACGGGTCATCCGGGCGCGGGAGGTGCAGGCGGCGCGTTTCCGCAATGCGGAGGGTGTGCATGCCAACTCGATGATGAACAGCGCGATGCTGCGCGAATACTGCCGTCTCGATGCGGCTTCGGCGGCCTTGCTGGAGCGGGCGATGGAACGGCTGTCGCTCTCGGCGCGGGCCTACGACCGCATCCTGAAGGTGGCGCGCACGATCGCCGATCTGGCTGGACGCGACGCCATCGTTCAGGCGGACATCGCCGAGGCGATCAACTACCGGTCGCTGGACCGGGGTAACTGGGGACGTTAA
- the murC gene encoding UDP-N-acetylmuramate--L-alanine ligase, whose translation MEFRNVYFLGIGGIGMSALARYFLHEGRRVAGYDRTRSPLTEELEAEGAAVHYEDDVRLIPGEFLDPKETMVVYPPAVPQDHSEYRYFTEHGFRIEKRSQMLGHLAEGKYVMAVAGTHGKTTTSTMVAWLNRVLTGGGSAFLGGISKNFAGNLVLGGGKRLAVEADEFDRSFLRLYPDVAVVTSADADHLDIYGTHEAVKEAFSQFVRQIRPDGFLIIKQGVDIVVDNPEITVYRYSYDVPCDFYARNVQLLEGGHYRYDIVTPGGAIEGCTLGIPGWINIENSVAAVASVWCAAQAEGTEPDADKLREALASFSGVKRRFEFYVNTPKQVYMDDYAHHPRELAATLTSVRGMFPGRRITALFQPHLYTRTRDLYAEFAEALSHADEVVLLPIYPAREEPIPGITSEIIADRVAVPCRIVERGRLADEVAAMDTDVVISFGAGNIDACCEAIAEKLRMKS comes from the coding sequence ATGGAATTTCGGAACGTCTATTTTCTGGGTATCGGCGGCATCGGTATGAGCGCCTTGGCCCGCTATTTTCTCCACGAAGGCCGCCGGGTCGCCGGTTACGACCGCACCCGCTCGCCCCTCACCGAAGAACTCGAGGCCGAAGGCGCCGCAGTCCACTATGAGGACGATGTGCGGCTGATCCCCGGGGAGTTCCTCGACCCGAAGGAGACGATGGTGGTCTACCCCCCCGCCGTGCCGCAGGACCACAGCGAATACCGCTATTTCACGGAGCACGGATTCCGGATCGAGAAGCGGTCGCAGATGCTGGGACACTTGGCCGAGGGCAAATATGTGATGGCCGTGGCGGGTACGCACGGCAAGACCACCACCTCGACGATGGTGGCGTGGCTCAACCGTGTCCTGACGGGCGGCGGCTCGGCATTTCTGGGAGGCATCTCCAAGAATTTCGCGGGCAATCTGGTGTTGGGCGGTGGAAAACGCCTTGCGGTCGAGGCCGACGAGTTCGACCGTTCGTTCCTGCGGCTGTATCCCGACGTGGCGGTGGTGACCTCGGCCGATGCCGACCACCTCGACATCTACGGCACCCACGAGGCGGTGAAGGAGGCCTTCTCGCAGTTCGTGCGGCAGATCCGTCCCGACGGATTCCTCATCATCAAGCAGGGGGTCGACATCGTCGTCGACAACCCGGAAATTACCGTCTACCGCTACTCCTACGATGTGCCGTGCGACTTCTACGCCCGCAATGTGCAGTTGCTCGAGGGCGGCCATTACCGCTATGACATCGTGACGCCCGGCGGCGCGATCGAAGGGTGTACGCTCGGCATCCCGGGGTGGATCAACATCGAAAATTCGGTGGCGGCGGTGGCCTCCGTGTGGTGCGCCGCGCAGGCCGAGGGGACGGAACCGGACGCGGACAAACTGCGCGAAGCGCTGGCATCGTTCTCGGGCGTCAAACGGCGTTTCGAGTTCTATGTGAACACTCCGAAACAGGTCTATATGGACGACTATGCCCACCATCCGCGCGAACTGGCGGCGACGCTGACCTCCGTGCGCGGAATGTTCCCCGGACGGCGGATCACGGCGCTTTTCCAGCCCCACCTCTACACCCGCACCCGCGACTTGTATGCAGAGTTCGCCGAGGCGCTGTCGCATGCCGACGAGGTGGTGTTGCTGCCGATCTATCCGGCGCGAGAGGAGCCGATTCCCGGCATTACGTCGGAGATCATCGCCGACAGGGTGGCAGTCCCCTGCCGGATCGTGGAGCGCGGCCGGCTGGCCGACGAGGTCGCCGCGATGGATACGGACGTGGTCATCAGCTTCGGGGCGGGCAATATCGACGCCTGCTGCGAAGCCATTGCCGAAAAGCTCCGCATGAAAAGTTAG
- the priA gene encoding replication restart helicase PriA: protein MLRYADIVLPLAQPAYTFAVPEGTEVVAGQAVAVQFGPRKFYTGIVWRVHDRKPDFKRIKSIHRVLYDAPLLSAQQMSLWEWIAAYYMCSVGEVMRVALPALMKPSGDTEEEFSDDEFRPRTECYVALAPELHGEAAFHEACEKLERRAPRQYEALLELAAAGDETRISTGEVARRLLRADYAVLHALERKKLIVCTERERTVERGGSAFRLPELTAHQQTALDALRGEFAAGKTTALLQGITGSGKTEIYIHLIAEVLARGGDVLLLVPEIALTAQLIARMERIFGSRVTPYHSKLTNRRRMETYLRLNRSEGGEFVVGVRSSIFLPLKRLQLVIVDEEHDASYKQTEPAPRYNARDCAVVMARLVGGRTLLGSATPSLETWLNAASGKYGRAELTERYGDARPPEILVSDTLRAAKRGERKAHFNKLLLDKIGEALDRGEQVMLFQNRRGFSPYVECSECGWTARCPHCNVTLTYHKNGQKLVCHYCGYTAPVPAKCPSCKVSDVIPMGFGTEKVEEEIAKIFPEARIARLDRDSVTSEKAFNAIIADFEARKTDILVGTQMITKGFDFGGVSLVGILNADNLLNNPDFRAAERAFQLMMQVAGRAGRRSEGGEVVVQTSEPGHPVIRQVVAGDFETMARAQLAEREAFFYPPYARVTSLMLRHRDPALLRQGVMELAACLRVRFGRRVLGPMTPPVDRIRGEYLAGLLLKIESGASSARARELLAAELKTFSENPAFKAVTVVVNVDPQ from the coding sequence ATGCTCCGCTATGCCGACATAGTCCTGCCGCTGGCGCAGCCGGCCTATACGTTCGCCGTGCCCGAGGGGACGGAGGTCGTGGCCGGGCAGGCTGTGGCGGTGCAGTTCGGCCCCCGCAAATTCTATACGGGTATCGTGTGGCGGGTCCACGACCGGAAGCCCGATTTCAAACGCATCAAATCCATCCACCGCGTCCTCTACGACGCCCCGTTGCTCTCGGCGCAGCAGATGTCGCTCTGGGAGTGGATCGCCGCGTACTACATGTGCTCGGTGGGCGAGGTGATGCGCGTGGCGCTGCCGGCGCTGATGAAGCCCTCGGGCGACACGGAGGAGGAGTTCTCCGACGACGAATTCCGGCCCCGGACGGAGTGTTATGTGGCGCTGGCCCCGGAACTGCACGGTGAGGCGGCGTTCCACGAGGCGTGCGAGAAGCTCGAGCGGCGCGCCCCGAGACAGTACGAAGCGCTGCTGGAATTGGCCGCGGCCGGCGACGAAACGCGCATCTCGACGGGCGAGGTGGCCCGCCGCCTGCTCCGGGCCGACTACGCCGTGCTGCATGCCCTTGAACGCAAGAAACTGATCGTCTGCACGGAGCGCGAACGCACCGTCGAGCGCGGCGGCTCGGCCTTCCGCCTGCCGGAGCTCACCGCCCACCAGCAGACGGCGCTCGATGCGCTGCGCGGGGAGTTTGCCGCCGGGAAAACCACGGCCCTGCTGCAAGGGATCACCGGCTCGGGCAAGACCGAAATCTATATCCACCTGATCGCCGAGGTGCTGGCACGGGGCGGCGACGTGTTGCTGCTGGTTCCCGAGATCGCCCTCACGGCCCAGCTCATCGCGCGTATGGAGCGCATTTTCGGCAGCCGCGTCACACCCTACCATTCGAAACTCACCAACCGCCGCCGCATGGAGACCTACCTGCGGCTGAACCGCTCCGAAGGGGGCGAGTTCGTCGTCGGGGTCCGCTCGTCGATCTTCCTGCCGCTGAAACGGCTGCAACTGGTCATCGTCGACGAGGAGCACGACGCCAGTTATAAGCAGACCGAGCCTGCGCCGCGCTACAATGCCCGCGACTGCGCCGTGGTGATGGCCCGTTTGGTAGGGGGCCGCACGCTGCTGGGCAGCGCCACGCCGTCGCTCGAAACGTGGCTCAACGCCGCGTCGGGCAAGTACGGCCGGGCGGAACTCACGGAGCGTTACGGCGATGCCCGGCCGCCCGAGATCCTCGTGTCCGACACCCTGCGGGCCGCCAAGCGCGGCGAGCGCAAGGCCCATTTCAACAAACTCCTGCTGGACAAGATCGGCGAAGCCCTCGACCGGGGCGAACAGGTGATGCTGTTCCAGAACCGCCGCGGCTTCTCGCCCTATGTCGAGTGCTCCGAATGCGGCTGGACGGCCCGCTGTCCCCACTGCAATGTCACGCTGACCTACCACAAGAACGGGCAGAAGCTCGTCTGCCACTACTGCGGCTATACGGCTCCGGTTCCGGCGAAATGCCCCTCGTGCAAGGTCTCGGATGTGATCCCGATGGGCTTCGGTACCGAAAAAGTCGAAGAAGAGATTGCCAAAATCTTCCCTGAAGCGCGTATCGCGCGGTTGGACCGCGACAGCGTGACCTCCGAAAAGGCCTTCAACGCCATCATCGCCGATTTCGAAGCCCGCAAGACCGACATTCTGGTCGGCACGCAGATGATTACCAAGGGGTTCGACTTCGGGGGCGTTTCGCTGGTGGGTATCCTCAATGCCGATAATTTGCTGAACAATCCCGATTTCCGGGCCGCCGAGCGGGCCTTCCAGTTGATGATGCAGGTGGCGGGCCGTGCCGGACGCCGCTCGGAAGGGGGCGAGGTGGTGGTTCAGACCTCCGAGCCGGGGCACCCCGTCATCCGGCAGGTCGTGGCGGGCGATTTCGAGACCATGGCCCGTGCCCAGCTCGCTGAACGCGAAGCCTTTTTCTATCCGCCCTATGCGCGGGTCACGTCGCTTATGCTGCGCCACCGCGACCCCGCGCTATTGCGGCAGGGAGTCATGGAGCTGGCCGCGTGCCTGCGGGTCCGCTTCGGCCGCCGCGTACTGGGGCCCATGACTCCGCCCGTCGACCGCATCCGCGGCGAATACCTCGCGGGGCTGCTTCTGAAGATAGAGAGCGGCGCTTCGTCGGCCCGCGCCCGTGAACTGCTCGCCGCCGAGCTGAAAACTTTCTCCGAAAATCCGGCTTTCAAGGCCGTTACCGTCGTCGTCAATGTCGATCCTCAGTGA
- the dnaB gene encoding replicative DNA helicase, whose product MAKDFTPSSRNREAFEAMTDTVGNVPPQAIELEEAVLGALMLEKDSIISVQEYVTPEAFYTEEHRLIYKAINELSMELKPIDLYTVTERLKVKKELKKVGGASYLAQLTQKVGSAANVEFHAKIIAQKYVQRELIRSATEIQKRSYDESTDVTELIGYAEGEIFKVAEGHVKRSVQSSKDILARALMQIEEASKNTSAFSGVPSGFMALDRVTLGWQLSDLIIVAARPSMGKTAFVLSMARNMAVDHEQGVAFFSLEMSSVQLMMRLIIAETGLSGNDVKSGRLTPEQWRHLESATKPLGQAPLFIDDTPALSVFEFRSKARRLKIHNDIKIIIIDYLQLMTGNQDTKGNREQEVAFISRTLKAIAKELNVPVIALSQLSRATEMRGGSKRPQLSDLRESGAIEQDADIVAFIHRPEYYGINQDENGMPTAGMAEIILAKHRNGAVCDVNLRFLKEQARFADMEDSMLPPAQASDSQQAYDDYASGSNGISAPASGLGAAMGGEFDVNRSANLNDEAPF is encoded by the coding sequence ATGGCGAAAGATTTTACCCCCTCCTCCCGCAACCGGGAGGCATTCGAAGCGATGACCGACACCGTCGGCAACGTACCCCCGCAGGCGATCGAACTGGAGGAGGCCGTACTCGGCGCGCTGATGCTCGAGAAGGACAGCATCATCTCCGTGCAGGAGTATGTGACCCCCGAGGCGTTCTACACCGAGGAACACCGGCTGATCTACAAGGCGATCAACGAACTGTCGATGGAGCTCAAACCCATCGACCTCTACACCGTGACCGAGCGGCTGAAGGTCAAGAAGGAGCTCAAGAAGGTGGGCGGCGCCTCGTACCTCGCGCAGTTGACCCAGAAGGTCGGTTCGGCGGCCAACGTCGAGTTTCACGCCAAGATCATCGCCCAGAAATACGTCCAGCGGGAGCTGATCCGCTCGGCGACGGAGATCCAGAAACGGTCCTACGACGAATCGACCGATGTCACGGAGTTGATCGGCTATGCCGAAGGCGAGATCTTCAAGGTCGCCGAAGGACACGTCAAGCGTTCGGTGCAGTCGTCGAAAGACATTCTGGCCCGTGCGCTGATGCAGATCGAGGAGGCGTCGAAGAACACCAGCGCCTTCAGCGGCGTGCCGTCGGGTTTCATGGCTCTGGACCGCGTGACGCTGGGCTGGCAGTTGTCCGACCTCATCATCGTCGCCGCACGTCCCTCGATGGGTAAGACGGCCTTCGTGCTCTCGATGGCCCGCAACATGGCCGTCGACCACGAACAGGGCGTGGCGTTCTTCTCGCTCGAGATGTCCTCCGTGCAGTTGATGATGCGTCTGATCATTGCCGAGACGGGTCTTTCGGGCAACGATGTCAAGTCGGGCCGCCTGACGCCCGAGCAGTGGCGTCACCTCGAGTCGGCGACCAAGCCGTTGGGACAGGCGCCGCTCTTCATCGACGACACCCCGGCTCTTTCGGTCTTTGAATTCCGTTCGAAAGCCCGCCGGCTGAAGATACACAACGACATCAAAATCATCATCATCGACTACCTCCAGTTGATGACCGGCAACCAGGATACGAAAGGCAACCGCGAGCAGGAGGTGGCCTTCATCTCGCGTACCCTGAAGGCCATCGCCAAGGAGCTGAACGTGCCGGTGATCGCCCTTTCACAGCTGAGCCGTGCCACGGAGATGCGCGGCGGCTCGAAGCGTCCCCAGCTTTCGGACCTCCGCGAGTCGGGCGCCATCGAGCAGGACGCCGACATCGTGGCTTTCATCCACCGTCCGGAGTATTACGGCATCAATCAGGACGAGAACGGCATGCCCACGGCGGGTATGGCCGAGATCATCCTCGCCAAGCACCGTAACGGCGCCGTGTGCGATGTGAACCTGCGCTTCCTCAAGGAGCAGGCGCGTTTCGCCGACATGGAGGATTCGATGCTTCCGCCCGCACAGGCGTCGGACAGCCAGCAGGCCTACGACGACTATGCCAGCGGTTCGAACGGCATTTCTGCTCCCGCCTCGGGACTGGGTGCGGCGATGGGCGGCGAGTTCGACGTCAACCGTTCGGCGAATCTCAACGACGAGGCACCTTTTTAA
- the murG gene encoding undecaprenyldiphospho-muramoylpentapeptide beta-N-acetylglucosaminyltransferase, whose protein sequence is MKRIILSGGGTGGHIYPAVAVAEALKRRFGDEVDILFVGAEGKMEMEKVPALGYRIAGLPIAGLQRRLDWHNLAVPFKAVKSIRMAKRIIREFGADAVVGFGGYASAPVLWAAQRMGVPTVIQEQNSYAGVTNKILSKGAKRICTAYEGMERFFPAGKITLTGNPLRGRFSKEGADRAEALKYYGLTPGLPVILVVGGSLGTRSLNEMMKAWIVQTGGEAPVQVIWQTGKYYEREMQAFLAAHPARHVWQGAFIDRMDYAYAAADLVVSRSGAGTVSELCLVAKPVLFVPSPNVAEDHQTKNARALETKGAAVVVADAESRTKAMPRAMELLADKEALASMSRNLESLARPNAAEDIVNEIIKVMK, encoded by the coding sequence ATGAAACGCATTATTCTTTCCGGCGGCGGCACGGGCGGCCATATCTATCCCGCCGTGGCGGTCGCCGAGGCCCTGAAACGGCGTTTCGGCGACGAGGTCGATATCCTCTTCGTCGGTGCCGAGGGCAAGATGGAGATGGAGAAGGTTCCGGCGCTGGGCTACCGCATCGCGGGACTGCCGATCGCGGGATTGCAGCGGCGGCTGGACTGGCACAACCTTGCCGTGCCGTTCAAGGCTGTGAAGAGCATCCGGATGGCGAAGCGGATCATCCGCGAATTCGGGGCCGATGCGGTCGTCGGGTTCGGCGGTTACGCCAGCGCCCCGGTGCTGTGGGCCGCGCAGCGAATGGGCGTGCCGACGGTGATTCAGGAGCAGAACTCCTATGCGGGGGTCACGAACAAGATTTTGTCGAAGGGTGCGAAACGCATCTGCACGGCCTATGAGGGGATGGAACGCTTCTTTCCGGCGGGCAAGATCACACTGACGGGCAACCCTCTGCGGGGCCGCTTCTCGAAAGAGGGCGCCGACCGCGCCGAGGCGCTGAAATATTACGGCCTCACGCCCGGCTTGCCGGTGATTCTGGTGGTCGGCGGGTCGTTGGGCACGCGGTCGCTGAACGAGATGATGAAGGCGTGGATCGTCCAGACGGGCGGCGAGGCCCCCGTGCAGGTAATCTGGCAGACGGGCAAATACTACGAGCGCGAAATGCAGGCTTTTCTGGCCGCACACCCGGCGCGGCACGTCTGGCAGGGGGCTTTCATCGACCGCATGGACTATGCCTATGCCGCGGCCGATCTGGTGGTGTCGCGCAGCGGTGCCGGGACGGTCTCGGAGCTGTGTCTCGTGGCCAAACCGGTGCTGTTCGTGCCCTCGCCCAATGTGGCCGAGGACCATCAGACCAAGAATGCCCGGGCGCTGGAGACGAAGGGCGCCGCGGTCGTGGTCGCCGACGCCGAGAGCCGCACGAAGGCGATGCCGCGGGCTATGGAGCTGCTGGCGGACAAGGAGGCGCTGGCCTCGATGAGCCGCAATCTGGAGTCGCTGGCCAGGCCGAACGCCGCGGAAGATATTGTGAATGAGATAATAAAAGTAATGAAATAA